The Punica granatum isolate Tunisia-2019 chromosome 4, ASM765513v2, whole genome shotgun sequence genome has a window encoding:
- the LOC116205389 gene encoding coatomer subunit gamma-1, with protein sequence MPLRSLPYDSPGQTYVAFEKPQGVPAVGKFSNILRFIVKEVELSTGEAEDDGVEDEYQLEELEVVAADYLQKVGVSNFRNAWENMNPDSERVDEYGLGPRESLSEAVNAVINLLGMQPSEGTEVVPSNSRSHTCLLSGVFIGSMRVLVRLSFGIDGEREVAMKLAIRSDDESVSDAIHEIVASG encoded by the exons ATGCCTCTACGATCTCTTCCCTATGATTCACCAGGACAGACCTATGTGGCTTTTGAGAAGCCACAAGGAGTTCCTGCAGTTGGAAAATTCTCCAACATCTTGAGGTTCATTGTTAAAGAG GTTGAGCTATCAACTGGTGAGGCAGAAGATGATGGTGTTGAAGATGAATATCAGCTCGAAGAGCTTGAGGTGGTTGCAGCAGATTACTTGCAGAAAGTTGGAGTCTCCAACTTTAGGAATGCATGGGAAAATATGAACCCTGATAGCGAGAGGGTTGACGAGTATGGCCTGGGACCAAGGGAGAGCCTGTCTGAGGCTGTTAACGCTGTCATCAACCTTCTTGGCATGCAACCATCTGAG GGCACGGAGGTTGTCCCAAGCAACTCAAGGTCGCATACCTGCCTACTTTCTGGTGTGTTCATTGGCAGCATGAGGGTCCTTGTTCGGTTGTCCTTCGGGATCGATGGCGAGAGAGAAGTTGCCATGAAATTGGCCATCAGATCAGATGACGAGAGCGTCAGTGATGCGATCCACGAGATCGTGGCAAGTGGCTAA
- the LOC116204863 gene encoding F-box/LRR-repeat protein At3g26922-like: protein MDICPVMAEARCRKLSDNQHEAHSSRLYDLPDVVLYHILSFLPMKDVVKTSTLSKRWQYLWASVPNLEFRECDFPERSLFMNFVDRAFIFRDRSSIKSLSLSCEVLRDASRINAWITAATRGDLVELSLNLKDDEPITLPCCIFGSGTIKKFELNSSAILKSHSSACLSNLKAVSLTGVTFVDDRSVQNLFSSPLLEELSISECKWMNLKTVTISAPKLKKLSICDYNLEEYVSYDCRVEIHGASLKSLLFQGVLINQYSICSAIQLVEVEISSCSSFPHDDVGYDIVARHSHELLKGLSSVECLTLSDFFLLDLGRRIELFDALPVFSMMTELKVTTEFVSLQDPGFLLLLKRSPNLRTLEIRDEYEAFEESMRAVPLCFHTQLKRIVIGSFGGNPYEFLAVKAFLKAATVLREMVIHVRDSMDKKSISNKLMLLPRGLNCRIKIVPKKGNSVI from the exons ATGGACATATGTCCCGTTATGGCTGAAGCTAGATGCAGAAAGTTGTCTGATAACCAACATGAAGCTCACTCTAGTCGGCTCTATGATCTACCTGATGTCGTTCTTTACCACATCTTATCCTTCCTCCCTATGAAAGATGTTGTGAAAACGAGCACATTGTCGAAGAGGTGGCAGTATTTATGGGCTTCTGTTCCTAATCTTGAGTTTCGTGAATGCGATTTCCCTGAAAGGTCCCTCTTCATGAACTTCGTGGACAGAGCTTTCATTTTCCGGGATAGGTCATCCataaaatctctctctctctcatgtgAGGTACTTCGTGATGCATCCCGCATCAATGCATGGATTACTGCTGCTACAAGGGGTGACTTGGTGGAGCTCTCTCTAAACCTAAAAGATGATGAGCCAATCACGTTGCCTTGCTGCATATTTGGATCAGGAACGATAAAGAAGTTTGAGTTGAATTCGTCTGCCATCCTTAAGTCTCATTCTTCAGCTTGCCTTTCAAATCTCAAGGCCGTAAGTCTTACAGGGGTCACATTTGTGGATGATCGTTCAGTCCAGAACTTATTCTCTTCACCATTGTTGGAGGAGTTGTCTATTTCGGAATGCAAATGGATGAATCTCAAAACCGTGACCATCTCTGCTCCTAAGCTTAAGAAGTTGTCTATTTGTGATTATAACTTGGAGGAATATGTCTCATATGACTGCAGGGTAGAAATACATGGGGCTAGTCTCAAGTCTTTATTATTTCAGGGTGTGCTGATCAATCAATATAGCATTTGCTCTGCTATTCAGCTCGTTGAGGTTGAGATTTCTAGTTGTTCTAGTTTTCCTCATGACGACGTAGGCTATGATATAGTTGCCAGGCACTCACATGAGCTTCTTAAGGGTCTTTCCAGCGTGGAGTGCCTGACTCTATCTGACTTCTTTTTATTG GATCTCGGTAGGAGGATTGAGCTCTTTGATGCCCTTCCCGTGTTCAGTATGATGACCGAGCTGAAAGTAACAACGGAGTTTGTCAGTTTACAAGATCCCGGATTTTTGCTGCTTCTCAAAAGATCTCCCAATCTTAGAACTCTTGAAATTAGAGAT GAATATGAAGCATTTGAAGAATCGATGAGAGCAGTGCCTCTGTGTTTCCATACGCAGCTCAAGAGGATAGTTATTGGCTCTTTTGGTGGAAACCCCTACGAGTTTTTAGCGGTGAAGGCTTTTCTCAAGGCTGCGACAGTTTTGAGAGAGATGGTTATACATGTTAGGGATAGCATGGACAAAAAGTCCATCTCGAATAAGCTGATGCTGCTGCCCAGGGGTTTGAATTGTCGAATAAAGATAGTGCCCAAAAAGGGAAATTCAGTCATATAG
- the LOC116204710 gene encoding coatomer subunit gamma — protein MAQPLVKKDDDHDDEAEYSPFLGIEKGAVLQEARVFNDPQLDPRRCSQVITKLLYLLNQGETFTKIEATEVFFAVTKLFQSRDLGLRRMVYLMIKELSPSSDEVIIVTSSLMKDMNSKTDMYRANAIRVLCRITDGTLLTQIERYLKQAIVDKNPVVASAALVSGIHLLQSNPEIVKRWSNEVQEAMQSRAALVQFHALALLHQIRQNDRLAVSKLVTSLTRGTVRSPLAQCLLIRYTCQVIRESAGNTQTGERPFYDYLESCLRHKAEMVIFEAARAITELNGVTSRELTPAITVLQLFLSSSKPVLRFAAVRTLNKVAMMHPMAVTNCNIDMESLISDQNRSIATLAITTLLKTGNESSVDRLMKQITNFMSDIADEFKIVVVEAIRSLCLKFPLKYRSLMNFLSNILREEGGFEYKKAIVDSIVILIRDIPDAKESGLLHLCEFIEDCEFTYLSTQILHFLGIEGPKTSDPSKYIRYIYNRVHLENATVRASAVSTLAKFGAMVDSLKPRIFVLLRRCLFDSDDEVRDRATLYLNTLGADGAMDETNEDASEFLFGSLDVPLVNLETSLKNYESSDEPFDISSVPREVKVQPLAEKKAPSKKPAGLGAPPSGPTATVDAYEKLLSSIPEFSSFGNLFKSSAPVELTEAETEYAVNVVKHIFDQHVVFQYNCTNTIPEQLLENVTVLVDSSEAEEFAEVASKPLQSLPYDSPGQTFVAFEKPQGVPAVGKFSNILKFIVKEVDTSTGEAEDDGVEDEYRLEDLEVVAADYMQKVGVSNFRNAWENMNPDSERVDEYGLGPRENLSEAVNAVINLLGMQPCEGTEVVPSNSRSHTCLLSGVFIGNVRVLVRLSFGIDGEKEVAMKLAVRSDDESVSDAIHEIVASG, from the exons ATGGCTCAGCCTCTCGTGAAGAAGGACGATGATCACGACGACGAAG CTGAGTACTCTCCCTTTCTTGGGATTGAAAAGGGGGCTGTTCTTCAAGAGGCTAGGGTCTTCAATGACCCTCAGCTTGACCCTAGGCGGTGCTCCCAG GTTATCACAAAACTTCTGTATCTGCTGAACCAAGGAGAGACGTTCACAAAg ATAGAAGCAACCGAAGTATTTTTTGCTGTCACGAAGCTCTTTCAGTCAAGAGATCTCGGATTGAGGAGAATGGTTTATCTGATGATCAAGGAGCTCTCTCCTTCCTCAGATGAG GTGATCATTGTGACAAGCTCTCTCATGAAGGACATGAACAGCAAGACTGACATGTATCGAGCTAATGCAATTAGGGTCTTATGCCGCATCACCGATGGAACCCTTCTTACACAGATTGAACGATATCTGAAGCAAGCAATTGTTGACAAGAATCCAGTGGTTGCTAGTGCAGCCTTAGTCAGTGGGATCCATCTACTTCAG TCAAATCCCGAGATTGTGAAGCGGTGGAGTAATGAGGTTCAAGAAGCCATGCAATCAAGGGCAGCTCTTGTTCAGTTCCATGCACTGGCTTTGCTGCATCAG ATCCGCCAAAATGATAGACTTGCTGTTAGCAAGCTAGTGACCAGCTTGACTCGGGGGACTGTTCGCTCACCTCTGGCCCAATGCCTCTTAATTCGTTACACTTGCCAA GTTATCCGCGAGTCAGCTGGTAACACACAAACGGGGGAGCGGCCATTTTATGACTATCTTGAGAGCTGTTTACGGCACAAAGCTGAAATGGTGATTTTTGAGGCTGCCAGAGCTATCACCGAGCTAAATGGTGTGACAAGCCGAGAATTGACCCCGGCAATTACTGTTCTCCAGCTTTTCTTAAGTTCTTCCAAGCCAGTATTGCGATTTGCTGCTGTCCGCACTCTAAACAAG GTGGCAATgatgcatccaatggctgtGACTAATTGCAACATAGACATGGAGAGTTTGATCTCTGACCAGAATAGGAGCATTGCAACACTTGCCATCACCACACTTCTGAAGACTGGAAATGAATCTAGTGTAGATCGCCTAATGAAGCAGATTACAAATTTCATGTCTGATATTGCAGATGAGTTCAAAATTGTAGTGGTGGAAGCAATAAGATCACTATGTTTGAAGTTTCCATTGAAGTACAGATCCCT GATGAATTTCCTAAGCAACATCCTCAGAGAAGAAGGTGGATTTGAGTATAAGAAGGCAATTGTAGATTCAATTGTTATCCTCATCAGGGATATACCTGATGCAAAAGAAAGTGGATTGCTTCATCTTTGTGAATTCATTGAAGACTGCGAATTCACTTACCTCTCAACACAG ATACTCCATTTTCTGGGCATTGAAGGGCCCAAAACATCAGATCCAAGCAAATACATTAGATACATTTACAATCGTGTACACCTTGAGAATGCTACTGTTCGAGCCAGTGCTGTTAGCACATTGGCGAAGTTTGGTGCCATGGTAGATTCATTGAAG CCACGCATTTTTGTCCTGTTGAGGCGTTGTTTGTTTGACAGTGATGATGAG GTTCGAGATAGAGCAACCTTGTACTTGAACACACTTGGAGCTGATGGTGCAATGGATGAAACTAATGAAGATGCAAGTGAATTCCTGTTCGGATCTCTGGATGTTCCGCTGGTCAACTTGGAGACAAGTTTGAAAAACTAT GAGTCCTCTGATGAACCCTTTGATATTTCCTCCGTGCCCAGGGAGGTCAAAGTTCAGCCACTTGCTGAAAAGAAAGCTCCGAGTAAAAAGCCAGCTGGTTTGGGTGCTCCTCCTAGTGGACCTACTGCCACAGTTGATGCATATGAGAAGTTGCTGTCTTCTATTCCAGAGTTCTCCAGCTTCGGCAACCTCTTTAAG TCATCTGCACCTGTTGAGCTCACAGAAGCAGAGACAGAGTACGCAGTTAATGTGGTCAAGCACATTTTCGACCAGCATGTCGTGTTTCAGTACAACTGCACAAATACAATTCCAGAGCAATTGCTGGAAAAC GTCACTGTCCTAGTGGATTCTTCAGAAGCAGAGGAGTTTGCTGAAGTTGCATCCAAGCCTCTACAATCTCTTCCCTATGATTCACCAGGACAGACTTTTGTGGCTTTTGAGAAACCACAAGGAGTTCCTGCAGTTGGAAAATTCTCCAACATCTTGAAGTTCATTGTTAAAGAG GTTGATACATCAACTGGTGAGGCAGAAGATGATGGTGTTGAAGATGAGTATCGGCTCGAAGACCTTGAGGTGGTTGCAGCAGATTACATGCAGAAAGTTGGAGTCTCCAACTTTAGGAATGCATGGGAAAATATGAACCCTGATAGCGAGAGGGTTGACGAGTATGGCCTGGGACCAAGGGAGAACCTGTCTGAGGCTGTTAACGCTGTCATCAACCTTCTTGGCATGCAGCCATGCGAG GGCACGGAGGTTGTCCCAAGCAACTCAAGGTCGCATACCTGCCTACTTTCTGGTGTGTTCATTGGCAATGTGAGGGTCCTTGTTCGGTTGTCCTTCGGGATCGATGGTGAGAAAGAAGTTGCCATGAAATTGGCCGTCAGATCAGATGACGAGAGCGTTAGTGATGCGATACACGAGATCGTGGCAAGTGGCTAG